A stretch of Sphingomicrobium flavum DNA encodes these proteins:
- the paaC gene encoding 1,2-phenylacetyl-CoA epoxidase subunit PaaC has product MSSPPTISPAAEQTAKAKDGEAAGSFDAPVTRDRLPETIDYLLELGDDALILGQRLGEWCGHAPTVEVDLSLANMGLDLIGQATNWLGAAAECIEGKDADGLAFHRDVLDFKNCLLVEQPNGDFAQTMARQFIFATWQHMLLERLTASTDEQIAGIAAKSVKEVAYHRELAADWVVRLGDGTEESTRRMVDGLDWNWRFIPELFDVTAEREKLIEQGIAVDPRAFEADYRAALAEVLGKAKLDVPADQRAILGGRRGHHSEHLGHLLAVMQFLPRTYPDAEW; this is encoded by the coding sequence ATGAGCTCCCCGCCGACCATTTCCCCCGCCGCCGAACAAACCGCCAAGGCCAAGGATGGCGAGGCCGCGGGCAGCTTCGATGCGCCCGTCACCCGCGACCGCCTGCCCGAGACGATCGATTATTTGCTCGAACTGGGCGACGATGCGCTGATCCTGGGGCAGCGGCTGGGCGAATGGTGCGGCCATGCGCCCACCGTCGAAGTGGATTTGAGCCTGGCCAATATGGGGCTGGACCTGATCGGGCAGGCGACCAATTGGCTGGGCGCTGCGGCCGAGTGTATCGAGGGCAAGGATGCCGATGGCTTGGCCTTCCACCGCGATGTGCTCGATTTCAAGAATTGCCTGTTGGTCGAACAGCCGAATGGCGATTTCGCGCAGACCATGGCGCGGCAATTTATCTTCGCGACCTGGCAGCACATGTTGCTCGAGCGCCTGACCGCCTCCACCGACGAGCAGATTGCCGGAATCGCCGCCAAGAGCGTCAAGGAAGTGGCCTATCATCGCGAGCTTGCCGCCGACTGGGTGGTGCGGCTTGGCGATGGCACCGAAGAGAGCACCCGCCGCATGGTCGACGGGCTCGACTGGAATTGGCGCTTCATCCCCGAATTGTTCGACGTGACGGCCGAACGCGAAAAGCTGATCGAACAGGGTATCGCGGTCGACCCGCGCGCCTTCGAGGCCGATTATCGCGCCGCGCTGGCCGAGGTGCTGGGCAAGGCCAAGCTCGATGTGCCCGCTGACCAGCGTGCCATCCTTGGCGGGCGGCGCGGCCATCATAGCGAGCATCTGGGCCATTTGCTGGCGGTGATGCAGTTCCTGCCGCGAACCTATCCGGATGCAGAGTGGTAG
- the paaB gene encoding 1,2-phenylacetyl-CoA epoxidase subunit PaaB, which produces MSGHDWPLWEVFVRAKGGLAHRHAGSIHAPDEEMALHHARDTYTRRMEGVSLWVVKSDDIVASDPDESGQIFEPAKDKIYRHPTFYDIPDEVKHI; this is translated from the coding sequence ATGTCCGGCCACGACTGGCCCCTTTGGGAAGTTTTTGTGCGCGCCAAGGGCGGTCTTGCCCATCGCCATGCCGGCTCCATTCATGCTCCCGATGAGGAAATGGCACTCCACCATGCCCGCGACACCTATACGCGCCGCATGGAAGGGGTCAGCCTGTGGGTGGTGAAGTCGGATGACATCGTCGCCAGCGACCCTGATGAGAGCGGCCAGATTTTCGAACCGGCCAAGGACAAGATCTACCGCCACCCGACTTTCTACGACATTCCTGACGAGGTGAAGCACATCTGA
- the paaA gene encoding 1,2-phenylacetyl-CoA epoxidase subunit PaaA, which yields MYTTELDKQKPNIMPIDGAEDPALVEAFEARVAADEFIEPKDWMPEAYRKTLVRQISQHAHSEIVGMLPEGNWISRAPSLRRKAILLAKVQDEAGHGLYLYCAAETLGTAREEMVEALHSGKAKYSTIFNYPTLTWADIAAIGWLVDGAAIMNQVPLQRTSYGPYARAMIRVCKEESFHQRQGYEAMIVLANGTEDQKRMAQDALNRWWWPSLMMFGPPDDNSPNTERSMRWRIKRETNDELRQKFVDITVPQAEYLGLTVPDPDLVWNEDKGGYDFGEIDWEEFYAVVRGEGPVAKERMKARRDAWEKNAWVREAADAHEAKKKAAAAA from the coding sequence ATGTATACGACCGAACTCGACAAGCAGAAGCCCAATATCATGCCGATCGACGGGGCGGAGGATCCCGCGCTGGTCGAGGCCTTCGAGGCCCGCGTGGCCGCCGACGAGTTCATCGAGCCCAAGGACTGGATGCCCGAGGCGTATCGCAAGACGCTGGTGCGGCAGATTTCTCAGCATGCGCATAGCGAGATTGTCGGCATGCTGCCCGAAGGAAACTGGATAAGCCGCGCGCCCTCGTTGCGCCGCAAGGCGATCCTGCTTGCCAAGGTGCAGGACGAAGCGGGGCACGGCCTCTACCTCTATTGCGCCGCCGAGACGCTCGGCACCGCGCGCGAGGAAATGGTCGAGGCATTGCATTCGGGCAAAGCCAAATATTCGACCATCTTCAACTATCCCACGCTGACCTGGGCGGATATCGCTGCGATCGGCTGGCTGGTCGATGGCGCGGCGATCATGAACCAGGTGCCGCTGCAGCGCACCAGCTATGGGCCCTATGCCCGCGCCATGATCCGCGTCTGCAAGGAAGAAAGCTTCCACCAGCGCCAGGGTTATGAAGCGATGATCGTGCTGGCCAATGGCACCGAAGACCAGAAGCGCATGGCGCAGGACGCGCTCAATCGCTGGTGGTGGCCGAGCCTGATGATGTTCGGCCCGCCCGATGACAATTCGCCCAATACCGAGCGCAGCATGCGCTGGCGCATCAAGCGCGAGACCAATGACGAGCTGCGGCAGAAATTCGTCGATATCACCGTGCCGCAGGCGGAATATCTCGGCCTCACCGTCCCTGATCCCGACCTTGTGTGGAACGAGGACAAGGGCGGCTATGATTTCGGCGAAATCGACTGGGAAGAATTTTACGCCGTCGTGCGCGGTGAAGGCCCGGTCGCCAAGGAGCGCATGAAAGCGCGCCGCGATGCCTGGGAGAAGAATGCCTGGGTGCGCGAGGCCGCCGATGCGCATGAAGCCAAGAAGAAGGCAGCAGCTGCGGCGTAA
- a CDS encoding DUF4402 domain-containing protein, with product MMNGISLQLLPSVRVLLAAIMMCALLPQAAFAQPKSQGAKVKVTVLKPLVLTKVQDLDFGVIAAPALAGDVTVSISQAGVLGCPAPLICSGLAQPATYNVKGSNRAAVTINVNVGDLTNAADGTTLAFTATAPSIINLPNSGNKGTDFAIGGSIVLTDGASGAYEGTIEVIAEYQ from the coding sequence ATGATGAACGGGATCAGCCTCCAATTGCTGCCCAGCGTCCGCGTCCTCCTGGCGGCGATCATGATGTGCGCCTTGTTGCCGCAGGCGGCGTTCGCGCAGCCCAAGAGCCAGGGCGCCAAGGTGAAGGTGACCGTGTTAAAGCCGCTGGTGCTTACCAAGGTGCAGGATCTGGACTTCGGCGTCATTGCTGCGCCGGCATTGGCGGGCGATGTGACGGTCAGCATCTCTCAGGCAGGGGTACTGGGTTGCCCCGCGCCGCTGATCTGCAGCGGTCTTGCCCAGCCGGCGACCTACAATGTGAAGGGTTCAAACCGCGCCGCAGTGACGATCAATGTCAACGTCGGCGACCTGACCAATGCCGCCGATGGCACGACGCTGGCCTTCACGGCGACGGCGCCCAGCATCATCAACCTGCCCAATAGCGGCAATAAGGGCACGGACTTCGCGATTGGCGGAAGCATCGTCCTGACCGATGGCGCGTCGGGAGCCTATGAAGGCACGATAGAGGTGATCGCCGAATATCAGTAG
- the paaG gene encoding 2-(1,2-epoxy-1,2-dihydrophenyl)acetyl-CoA isomerase PaaG produces the protein MTYQTIRLDSADHVATITLNRPDRLNSFTQEMHRELKDAITRLGDARVVVITGEGRGFCAGQDLNDRNVAPGERVDLGETVEECWNPLIRMLATIDQPVIAKVNGVAAGAGANIALACDLIFAAKSAKFIQSFSALGLIPDSGGSWHLPRLVGQQRALGLALTGEPLMAEQAAEWGLIWKAVDDEALDAEVAATASKLASLPPLGLAAIKKMIRTSWSRSLDEELDLQRDEMRRLGFTEDYREGVAAFLEKRSATFSGR, from the coding sequence TTGACCTACCAGACCATTCGCCTCGACAGCGCCGACCATGTCGCCACCATCACGCTCAATCGGCCCGATCGGCTCAACAGTTTCACGCAGGAAATGCATCGCGAGCTGAAGGATGCGATCACCCGGCTCGGTGATGCGCGCGTCGTGGTGATCACTGGCGAAGGGCGCGGCTTTTGCGCCGGGCAGGATCTGAATGACCGAAATGTCGCGCCGGGAGAACGCGTGGATCTGGGCGAAACGGTGGAGGAATGCTGGAACCCGCTGATCCGCATGCTGGCCACCATCGACCAGCCCGTCATTGCCAAAGTCAATGGCGTGGCGGCGGGCGCGGGCGCCAATATCGCCCTGGCCTGTGACCTCATCTTCGCGGCCAAATCGGCCAAGTTCATCCAGAGCTTTTCCGCCCTCGGCCTCATCCCGGACAGTGGCGGCAGCTGGCACCTGCCGCGGCTTGTCGGACAGCAGCGCGCCCTTGGGCTGGCGCTCACCGGCGAACCGCTGATGGCCGAGCAGGCGGCCGAGTGGGGTCTGATCTGGAAAGCCGTGGACGATGAAGCGCTCGACGCCGAGGTCGCTGCTACCGCCAGCAAACTCGCCTCCCTGCCCCCGCTCGGCCTTGCCGCCATCAAGAAGATGATCCGCACCAGCTGGAGCCGCAGCCTCGATGAAGAGCTGGACTTGCAGCGCGACGAAATGCGCCGCCTCGGTTTCACCGAAGATTATCGCGAAGGTGTCGCGGCCTTTCTCGAAAAACGATCCGCCACATTTTCAGGGAGATAG
- a CDS encoding YybH family protein has translation MLSFLLLAHVLHPVPQSSAEVEAVIDAEQDALFARDCEAVTSFWTEDLTMTVEDQLRASNRDELIVMCEDIMASLPPAGSGPSMRPQILSRTIDMISTDVAYELTIRQSPRGRSSVAKLLVRTNGGWKIKHLHEALAPTPRATRPD, from the coding sequence ATGTTGAGTTTCCTACTTTTGGCGCATGTCCTGCATCCTGTGCCGCAATCGTCTGCCGAGGTTGAAGCAGTGATCGACGCCGAACAAGACGCGCTTTTTGCCCGCGATTGCGAGGCGGTCACTTCCTTCTGGACGGAGGATTTGACCATGACCGTTGAAGATCAGCTGCGCGCGTCCAACCGAGATGAACTCATCGTCATGTGCGAGGATATTATGGCCTCGCTCCCTCCAGCTGGCAGCGGCCCTTCGATGCGACCGCAAATCCTCTCTCGCACAATCGATATGATTTCGACGGACGTGGCCTACGAATTGACAATCAGACAAAGTCCTCGGGGCAGATCCAGCGTGGCAAAGCTACTGGTGCGGACGAATGGGGGTTGGAAGATCAAGCATTTGCATGAAGCGTTGGCGCCGACACCGCGAGCGACCCGGCCCGACTGA
- a CDS encoding PilZ domain-containing protein: protein MKVREERVPAMVPARLRDGGHWRDLTIMNLSAHGVMFKGLDNYPRGHFIEIRRGGHVIVAQVMWSDGGKVGARTQDELAVFDIINDRPTQRKCFGMAVVERRTAPRIVSDEERSRMVAQAINYAAVVLIGLTGSLLVAGAVNGILSAPLDRVEAAMNSAR, encoded by the coding sequence ATGAAGGTGCGTGAAGAAAGGGTCCCTGCAATGGTTCCGGCGCGCTTGCGCGATGGTGGTCACTGGCGCGATCTGACGATCATGAATCTTTCGGCGCACGGCGTGATGTTCAAGGGCCTCGACAATTATCCGCGCGGCCATTTCATCGAGATCCGCCGCGGCGGTCATGTCATCGTAGCACAAGTCATGTGGTCGGACGGCGGCAAGGTCGGCGCGCGCACGCAGGATGAATTGGCCGTATTCGACATCATCAATGATCGACCAACGCAGCGCAAATGTTTCGGAATGGCGGTGGTGGAGCGGCGCACGGCCCCGCGCATCGTCTCCGATGAAGAACGCTCACGCATGGTGGCGCAGGCCATCAACTATGCCGCGGTGGTGCTGATCGGGCTGACCGGCTCGCTGCTGGTCGCAGGGGCGGTGAACGGCATCTTGTCAGCGCCGCTAGACCGCGTCGAAGCGGCGATGAATAGCGCCCGGTGA
- the paaZ gene encoding phenylacetic acid degradation bifunctional protein PaaZ: MKTINLLNYARGDWTPGQGDLRDIPSAIDGSTVARTGSDGLDFAAMLDHARTVGGPALRAMTFHERAWMLKTLGLAIMERKEELYALNPHTGATRKDGWIDIDGGALTLLSYSSKGRKELPDAHVLLDGALEPLGKNGTFIGQHILTPLQGAAVHINAFNFPVWGMLEKLAPTLLAGVPCIVKPATQTSFLTEAAFRILIETGALPEGAVQLIVGGVGDLFDHLTGQDVVSFTGSAWTAGKLKNHPTVLRESVKFIAEQDSLNASMLGEDAAPGTPEFDLFIKEIVTEMTTKAGQKCTAIRRIMVPAAQVDVVQAAISEKLAAMHNGDPRERETTLGCLVSTKQRDDVREKIAELVEGGARIVHGDPDAAVGPEGGAALGPVLLRADDPWGSDAVHDVEAFGPVATIMPYKDLDDAIALANRGMGSLALSVFTHDPAIAGRFVRGAAAFHGRMLVINRDNAAESTGHGSPLPVLVHGGPGRAGGSEEMGGIRGVKHYMQRTAIQSTPSMIAAISQQYIPGGPKKVIDTHPFKLKMSELSIGDTLTTDSRTVTIEDIEHFAHFTGDTFYAHMDEEAAKASPIFEGRVAHGYLILSFAAGLFVHPDPGPVLANTGLENLRFLTPLYPSDSMRVELTVRSKSIKSDETGVVKWAVEVFNQNDELVATYDLLTENTP; the protein is encoded by the coding sequence ATGAAGACGATCAATCTGCTCAACTATGCCCGTGGCGACTGGACGCCGGGGCAAGGCGATCTTCGCGATATCCCCAGCGCCATCGACGGCAGCACCGTCGCGAGGACTGGCTCGGACGGGCTCGATTTCGCCGCCATGCTCGACCATGCCCGCACCGTCGGCGGCCCGGCGCTGCGCGCCATGACCTTTCACGAACGCGCCTGGATGCTGAAGACGCTGGGTCTCGCCATCATGGAGCGAAAGGAAGAGCTGTACGCGCTCAATCCCCATACCGGGGCGACGCGCAAGGATGGCTGGATCGACATCGATGGCGGCGCGCTGACGCTGCTGTCCTATTCCTCCAAGGGCCGCAAGGAATTGCCCGATGCCCATGTCCTGCTCGACGGCGCGCTCGAGCCTTTGGGCAAGAACGGCACCTTCATCGGCCAGCACATTCTTACCCCGCTCCAGGGCGCGGCGGTGCATATCAACGCCTTCAACTTTCCGGTGTGGGGGATGCTGGAGAAATTGGCGCCGACATTGCTCGCGGGCGTGCCCTGCATCGTCAAACCGGCGACGCAGACCAGCTTCCTCACCGAAGCCGCCTTCCGCATCCTGATCGAGACCGGTGCGCTGCCGGAAGGGGCGGTGCAATTGATCGTCGGCGGGGTCGGCGACCTGTTCGATCATTTGACCGGGCAGGATGTGGTGAGCTTCACCGGTTCGGCCTGGACCGCAGGCAAATTGAAGAACCACCCCACCGTATTGCGCGAAAGCGTCAAGTTCATCGCCGAGCAGGACAGCCTCAATGCCTCCATGCTGGGTGAGGATGCCGCGCCCGGAACGCCCGAATTCGACCTGTTTATCAAGGAAATCGTCACCGAGATGACGACCAAGGCCGGTCAGAAATGTACGGCCATCCGCCGCATCATGGTGCCTGCCGCCCAGGTCGATGTGGTGCAGGCCGCCATCAGCGAAAAGCTTGCCGCCATGCACAATGGCGATCCGCGCGAAAGGGAAACCACCTTGGGCTGCCTTGTCAGCACCAAGCAGCGCGACGATGTGCGCGAAAAGATTGCCGAACTGGTCGAAGGCGGCGCGCGCATCGTCCATGGCGATCCCGATGCCGCGGTCGGCCCGGAGGGCGGCGCCGCGCTCGGCCCCGTGCTGCTGCGCGCCGACGATCCCTGGGGCAGCGATGCGGTGCATGATGTCGAAGCCTTCGGCCCCGTCGCCACCATCATGCCCTATAAGGATCTCGATGATGCCATCGCGCTCGCCAATCGCGGCATGGGCAGCCTGGCATTGTCGGTCTTCACCCATGACCCGGCGATTGCCGGCCGTTTCGTGCGCGGCGCGGCTGCCTTCCATGGCCGCATGCTGGTGATCAACCGCGACAATGCCGCGGAATCGACCGGCCACGGTTCCCCCCTACCCGTCCTCGTCCATGGCGGGCCCGGGCGCGCCGGGGGCAGTGAGGAAATGGGCGGCATTCGCGGGGTCAAACATTACATGCAGCGCACCGCCATCCAGTCGACGCCATCCATGATTGCCGCAATCAGCCAGCAATATATTCCGGGCGGGCCGAAGAAGGTCATCGACACCCACCCCTTCAAGCTGAAGATGAGCGAGCTTTCGATCGGCGACACGCTGACCACCGACAGCCGCACCGTCACGATCGAGGATATCGAGCATTTCGCCCATTTCACGGGCGACACCTTCTACGCCCATATGGATGAGGAAGCCGCCAAGGCCTCGCCCATCTTCGAAGGGCGCGTGGCACATGGCTATCTGATCCTGAGCTTTGCTGCCGGCCTGTTCGTCCATCCCGACCCCGGCCCCGTGCTGGCCAATACGGGCCTGGAAAATCTGCGCTTCCTGACCCCGCTTTATCCGAGTGACAGCATGCGGGTGGAACTGACCGTTCGCTCCAAGTCGATCAAGTCGGATGAAACCGGCGTCGTCAAATGGGCGGTTGAGGTCTTCAACCAGAACGACGAACTCGTCGCGACTTATGACCTTCTGACCGAAAACACTCCGTGA
- a CDS encoding CBS domain-containing protein produces MQIDQLMTKDIKTVSPTDSVQQAASFMLNADTGSIPVCEGDKLVGMITDRDIAVRGVASGKGGDCPVSELMTQNVECARDTDDSLAVAQMMADKQVRRMPVLNQSDQLVGMVSLGDLARQTSGAAADTALEGVSAQGSLHQQG; encoded by the coding sequence ATGCAGATCGACCAGCTCATGACCAAAGACATCAAGACTGTCAGCCCGACCGACAGCGTCCAGCAGGCGGCCAGCTTCATGCTCAATGCCGATACCGGCTCGATCCCGGTGTGCGAGGGCGACAAGCTCGTCGGCATGATCACTGACCGCGACATTGCCGTGCGCGGCGTCGCCAGCGGCAAGGGCGGCGACTGCCCGGTCAGCGAACTGATGACCCAAAATGTCGAATGTGCCCGCGATACCGATGACAGCCTCGCCGTTGCGCAGATGATGGCCGACAAGCAGGTCCGCCGCATGCCGGTGCTCAACCAGTCCGACCAGCTTGTCGGCATGGTAAGCCTGGGTGACCTCGCCCGTCAGACCAGCGGCGCGGCAGCCGATACCGCGCTGGAAGGCGTGAGCGCGCAAGGAAGCCTGCACCAGCAAGGCTAA
- a CDS encoding F0F1 ATP synthase subunit B family protein produces the protein MVELLLAAGDSYFTDGAVWVALSMMVVIGVMIWKRVPAAIGKALDVKIEEIKAQLDEAKKLREEAEALKAEYEAKAKAAQKDAEAIVARAEQDADAIVKKAAEDAKALVARKKAMAEAKIAAEQRSAIDEIKALTANAATAAAAKIIAEKNDASTDAALVDEAIAKL, from the coding sequence ATGGTTGAACTGCTGCTGGCCGCTGGTGACAGCTACTTCACGGACGGCGCCGTCTGGGTCGCTTTGTCGATGATGGTCGTCATCGGTGTGATGATCTGGAAGAGGGTGCCTGCCGCGATCGGCAAGGCGCTCGACGTCAAGATCGAGGAGATCAAGGCGCAGCTCGACGAAGCCAAGAAGCTTCGCGAGGAAGCCGAGGCCCTCAAGGCGGAATATGAGGCGAAAGCCAAGGCCGCCCAGAAGGATGCCGAAGCGATCGTCGCCCGCGCCGAGCAGGATGCGGACGCCATCGTCAAGAAGGCAGCGGAAGATGCCAAGGCGCTGGTCGCACGCAAGAAGGCGATGGCGGAAGCCAAGATCGCTGCCGAACAGCGTAGCGCGATTGACGAGATCAAGGCTTTGACCGCCAACGCTGCTACTGCCGCGGCTGCCAAGATCATCGCCGAAAAGAATGACGCATCGACCGATGCTGCACTGGTCGACGAGGCGATCGCCAAGCTTTAA
- a CDS encoding F0F1 ATP synthase subunit B family protein, producing MPQIAQIGEIYASQLFWLAIFFGLSIIVIGYGMLPKVMSTVEARDGQIAADLKQAEAAQAQADALEDGYREAMDASRAEASRLATDAKAAAAKKTEASLKKADTSISKTLDEAATSLAEARAAAMAEIEGVAAEAVSDLVAKVSKVSVDAKTAKAVVAKELANG from the coding sequence ATGCCGCAGATTGCCCAAATAGGCGAAATCTACGCCTCGCAGCTTTTCTGGCTCGCGATCTTCTTCGGGCTGTCCATCATCGTCATCGGCTACGGCATGCTGCCGAAGGTCATGTCGACGGTGGAAGCACGCGATGGACAGATCGCGGCCGACCTCAAGCAAGCCGAGGCTGCACAGGCCCAGGCCGACGCGCTGGAAGACGGCTATCGCGAAGCGATGGACGCCAGCCGCGCCGAAGCCAGCCGCCTGGCCACTGACGCCAAGGCCGCTGCTGCCAAGAAGACCGAAGCCAGCCTGAAGAAGGCCGACACCAGCATCTCCAAGACGCTGGACGAAGCTGCAACTTCGCTGGCCGAGGCACGCGCTGCCGCCATGGCCGAAATCGAAGGCGTTGCCGCCGAGGCGGTCAGCGACCTGGTTGCCAAGGTGTCCAAGGTCAGCGTAGATGCCAAGACGGCCAAGGCCGTCGTCGCCAAGGAGCTGGCCAATGGTTGA
- a CDS encoding F0F1 ATP synthase subunit C: MDAEAAKLIGAGLAAIGVGMAALGVGNIWGSFLSSALRNPAAADGQQGRLLIGFAVTELLGLLAFVVAMILLFVV, translated from the coding sequence ATGGACGCAGAAGCCGCAAAGCTTATCGGTGCCGGTCTCGCCGCTATCGGTGTTGGCATGGCTGCCCTCGGTGTGGGTAACATCTGGGGTTCCTTCCTTTCGAGCGCACTGCGCAACCCGGCGGCCGCTGACGGCCAGCAGGGCCGCCTGCTCATCGGCTTCGCCGTGACCGAACTTCTCGGCCTGCTGGCGTTCGTCGTTGCGATGATCCTGCTCTTCGTCGTCTGA
- a CDS encoding F0F1 ATP synthase subunit A, with the protein MAEESGKIDPMYQFEVTPLFGEQWEIAGYAIPFTNSALWMALTLLVLWLFMLGGMKRELIPGRWQMAVEGVTGFISDMVDSNIGEKGKKYVPYIFSLFMFILFANMLGMLPTALVGIHAFTVTSHLTVTAILAMATFLIVLVVGFGTHGIKFFGLFVPHGTPLVMIPIIFVIELISFLVRPFSLAVRLFVAMTAGHVLLKVLAGFVINAGAAGAATAAFVSVPSFILMIGISLLEVLIAFIQAYVFALLASSYLNDAINLH; encoded by the coding sequence GTGGCTGAAGAATCGGGCAAAATCGATCCGATGTACCAGTTCGAGGTGACCCCCCTGTTCGGTGAACAGTGGGAGATCGCAGGCTATGCCATTCCCTTCACGAACAGTGCGCTGTGGATGGCGCTGACGCTGCTCGTGCTGTGGCTGTTCATGCTGGGCGGGATGAAGCGCGAGCTGATCCCCGGTCGCTGGCAGATGGCGGTCGAGGGCGTCACCGGCTTCATCAGCGACATGGTGGACAGCAATATCGGCGAGAAGGGAAAGAAATATGTGCCCTACATCTTCTCGCTCTTCATGTTCATCCTGTTCGCCAACATGCTGGGCATGCTGCCGACCGCACTGGTGGGCATCCACGCCTTTACCGTGACGAGCCACCTGACGGTGACCGCGATCCTCGCCATGGCGACCTTCCTGATCGTGCTAGTGGTTGGCTTCGGCACCCATGGCATCAAGTTCTTCGGCCTGTTCGTGCCGCACGGCACCCCGCTGGTGATGATCCCGATCATCTTCGTGATCGAACTGATCAGCTTCCTGGTGCGCCCGTTCAGCCTGGCGGTGCGACTGTTCGTCGCCATGACCGCGGGCCACGTGCTGCTCAAAGTGCTGGCCGGCTTCGTCATCAATGCCGGCGCTGCCGGTGCGGCCACCGCGGCCTTCGTCTCGGTGCCCAGCTTTATCCTGATGATCGGGATCAGCCTATTGGAAGTGCTGATCGCCTTCATCCAGGCCTATGTTTTCGCCCTGCTCGCGTCTTCCTATCTCAACGACGCGATCAACCTTCACTAA
- a CDS encoding AtpZ/AtpI family protein, translating into MDEKETPKAPIRTPEDARIDSLEERLRRAQAKEAERTGSKMAKPDKNERLGNRVFSLLMGGLIGGTVIGYAADRIFGTDGILLVVGLVLGIIGGFYSIIKVASK; encoded by the coding sequence ATGGACGAGAAAGAGACCCCGAAGGCGCCGATCAGGACCCCCGAGGATGCGCGGATCGATTCGCTTGAAGAGCGACTTCGACGAGCACAGGCCAAGGAGGCCGAGCGGACGGGCTCGAAGATGGCCAAGCCGGACAAGAACGAACGGCTGGGCAATCGGGTCTTCTCGCTGCTGATGGGTGGCCTGATAGGCGGCACGGTGATCGGCTATGCGGCGGACCGCATCTTCGGCACCGACGGGATATTGTTGGTCGTCGGTCTGGTCCTCGGGATCATCGGCGGCTTTTACAGTATCATCAAGGTGGCCAGCAAATAG
- a CDS encoding YdbL family protein has protein sequence MIVTFLSMMIAQPAAPAQTVGEALAEGRVGERYDGYLDFVEEPGVALSRAVRDLNIRRRALYGELAERRRVAPEEVGIAAGCNLMARTQAGGYYRTPQGWQQRLAGSPVVLPDYCNAPANASIAITPAG, from the coding sequence ATGATCGTCACTTTCCTCAGCATGATGATCGCGCAGCCTGCTGCGCCCGCCCAGACGGTGGGGGAAGCGCTGGCCGAGGGGCGGGTAGGGGAGCGCTATGACGGCTATCTCGATTTCGTCGAGGAACCGGGCGTTGCGCTCAGCCGCGCGGTGCGCGACCTCAATATCCGCCGCCGCGCGCTGTATGGCGAACTGGCCGAACGGCGCCGTGTCGCGCCCGAGGAAGTGGGCATCGCCGCCGGGTGCAATCTCATGGCGCGCACCCAGGCCGGTGGCTATTACCGGACGCCGCAAGGCTGGCAGCAGCGCCTCGCGGGCAGCCCGGTCGTCCTGCCAGATTATTGCAACGCCCCTGCCAATGCCTCTATCGCCATTACGCCCGCCGGCTAA
- a CDS encoding YnbE family lipoprotein, which translates to MIKKIALAGLVALPLGGCITVDAPDKPIDINLNVKVEQEVLVRLDRDVDELITDNPDTFPTAPDQVPDEPGGQPQ; encoded by the coding sequence ATGATCAAGAAAATCGCCCTGGCCGGGCTGGTGGCGCTGCCGCTGGGAGGGTGCATTACGGTCGATGCGCCCGACAAGCCGATCGACATCAACCTCAACGTCAAGGTGGAGCAGGAAGTGCTGGTTCGGCTCGATCGCGATGTGGACGAGCTGATCACCGACAATCCCGACACCTTCCCCACCGCGCCTGACCAGGTGCCGGACGAGCCGGGCGGGCAGCCGCAATGA